The sequence CGAGCTGCGCGATCCCGGTGCTCCAGGCCAGCGCGCAGCGCACGCCCCTGACCTTGTTCGCGGCGATCGCCTCGCCGTTGCCCGAGCCGCCGATCACCACGCCGAGGCTGCCCGGCTCGGCGGCCGTCGCCTCGGCGGCCCGCAGCACGTAGGTCGGGTAGTCATCGTCGGCGTCGTACTCCGCCGGGCCGTGATCGACCAGCTCATGGCCCAGCCCGGCCAGGTGAGCGGCGATCACCAGCTTGAGCTCGAAGCCGGCATGGTCGGATCCCAGGTGCACACGCA is a genomic window of Mycobacteriales bacterium containing:
- a CDS encoding ribose-5-phosphate isomerase, whose amino-acid sequence is MRVHLGSDHAGFELKLVIAAHLAGLGHELVDHGPAEYDADDDYPTYVLRAAEATAAEPGSLGVVIGGSGNGEAIAANKVRGVRCALAWSTGIAQLAREHNDANVVSLGARMHDEATALGILETFLSTGYSDEQRHARRIAMLTEYETTGALPPL